The stretch of DNA TTGTTTCAGAAGGTTACCTTATAAAGATTCAGGGAAAGGGAACTTTTGTAACTGCTACCTCGCCTTACTCAGGGCTTGCCATGAAGACAAGGCTTACAGAAGAGATGTTTGGAAAGGAAGTGAAACTAAATAGAGAGATATTGTCTAAAGGTATAAAAGAGCCGTCTTCTGAGATAAGGTCTTACCTGAAAACAGATGACAGGATATATTATATCCTGAGCAAAAGGATTGTTGACAGAAAGACGGCATACATAGAAGAGGCATTTATTCCTTACCAGATGCTCCCCTATATCGAGAAGCTCGATATTACCCATAGTTCGCTATATTCGGTTCTTCAGGAAAAAGGAACAAAAAAGATATTCAAGATGATACAGACCATTGAGATTTCAGAGGTTCAAAGTGACTTTGCGAAGAATCTTGAAATTAAAAAGGGTGTCCCT from Nitrospirota bacterium encodes:
- a CDS encoding GntR family transcriptional regulator, giving the protein MKIFLQKICSGEWAPEKQIPTEDELCQQYNISKITVRQAINNLVSEGYLIKIQGKGTFVTATSPYSGLAMKTRLTEEMFGKEVKLNREILSKGIKEPSSEIRSYLKTDDRIYYILSKRIVDRKTAYIEEAFIPYQMLPYIEKLDITHSSLYSVLQEKGTKKIFKMIQTIEISEVQSDFAKNLEIKKGVPVLVIHRLFLTSDGTPVAYTKLQGRSDRYKFQTEFERIR